From Struthio camelus isolate bStrCam1 chromosome 8, bStrCam1.hap1, whole genome shotgun sequence:
tgcttttctttcagatgttaaATGAAGACCTGCAGCAGTATGAAGGGGAGGTGTACCTAACAAAAATGGAAAGTCTGAAGAACGTTGCCAGGCTACAGGAACACTGGACCAAGCTAGGACACACAGTGCTGAATCGACACCGGGACTTCAATGGAGCATTGCCTCCAGAGCATGCTGCCATGGAAGAAATAAATCAAAGAGCATGTGAACTCTGCCAACAATATCAAATAAGGATAAGTGGGGATAATGGTAAGAAATGACTAGTTTTGCCATGCAGTCTTCCCTCGGGTACGCCAGGAAAAGTACTGCGTAATAAAGAACCAGTTGATGTAATCTGTTTTGGCTTTTCCCTTAAAGCCAAAGTCTGACCCTCAGATACGTACTGGGAATGAAGAGAGTTCAAGGGATCTTCTCTGAAGAGTTTTGACTCACAATTGCACATAAAAAGCGTATTTGAACTTTGAAATGCAGTAAAGTGCAATCAAAGAGCAATGCGATACAGATGTGATGTGGGGAAGTTGTGTGTCACATTCAGAAGGAATGTGTTCAGCCTGTGATTATGTGGCTAAcatgtggaaaagaaaataaatgcaaaaggaaagaataaatatttaagtttgaAACTAAAAAGTTGCTTTGGAGATCATTAACCAGAAAACACTGTCTCGGAGCAGAATACTTCTTTTATTGCCATATCACTAATATAGGATTATCTTAATCTAGATACTGAATTATCCTGACTAAAAAAAAACAcgtaaataaatgttttcattgctGATAATAAAGTTATCCTGTTCTGTGTAAGATGACAAACATTTGGGTGATTTGCAACTAACCTTCTCGGCCTTTGCCTGTGGAAGGCCTTGACGCGTTTCTGATTTCAGaatttttatctctgttttctaATAGTCTTATTTCCTTTTAGCAAACTAAAGCTAAACTGAACATGTGTTGTCTAGAACTACTACTCAtatttgctaagctgcttttCATACTGTCATCTTATTCTTTCACTTAAGATTATCCTGTGCTTTTTTTCTATATTATCTCATACTGTTATATTTAGGCTCGTGAAAGGAGCTGCGATAGAATGGTAAGTCTGTCCATCGTAAGAGGCTGCCAAAGGAATTAAACACTCCTAGTAGTTCTCATTAGCAAATGAGACAAAGAAGAAGAAACGGGGACATGCCTGGTCAGATACCAGTAGAGCAAAAAGTTAATAGCACATTGTCAGTAGTCTTGATATTTCATGGCGATCTGATCAAAGGGCTCGGCAGTACACTGCAGGCCTCTTATTCCAAATCACCTCAGTTAATGAAGCCTAGAAAAAGGGGTTTCAGCTTATTTTAACGAGAGCTTTGGGGGCTGGACCAGAGCAAAAGTATTCTCTTAATCCATACAGGGTAGTTTGAACTGCTTGGACTCATTGTTGTGTTGTAATTTAGGCAAGGCAAGGTATCTCTTCTCTTTAGATTGTAGCTCTGGTAAAAGCTGGTGAAAATCAGAGGCAGAGGGTAGCCTTCTTACCAGTCTGGACACCTCAGCGCTGCATCGGCATGTCACATGTCTCCCGATCCAGAGCAGAGGTTAACCACTTCTACCCCGCAGCAGTGTGATGGGGAAACAGAGATATGCGTCACATTCATTAAAATGTTATGGAAGTTGCCCTCTTCTTCCGTGTATGTAACATGACGCCTATGCCACTAGATGTCCTGGAAGGTCAGGGCTTTAGCAGGATTTAAAGGAAGTTTAAACATTGTGCGTGGATATCAAGAGAAACTGTTGTTACATTTCAAGCCCGCTCCCCAACAAAGAGGGTGTTCATCGGTGTAtgccaggtgagtgagtgaacGGGTAACTTATGCCTTTGCCCAGGCGTTTTGCGCATCTGTGTACTGTATCACCTTGGACTAAGCGTCTTTGAAGAATCATGTTTTAACTGCAGAGCTTTTTTGAAGAGATTATATTAAGCCATTATATCCCGTTATGCAACCAGGGAGCCAAATCTGCAAAAGACAAGAAGGAAAGTCAGGGCTTTAAATCAAGCCTATTTTCTTTCAGCTTACTTTAAATTCAGTGCTTGTCAAACAGTTCATTCTTCGTATAAGTCTAGGCAGTTCCCACATAGGCTGTTCTTCCTTCTTGGCATAGTGCTTTGAATTGACCTTTATTTTTGTTGGCTGAAAGAATGTAATTAAAGGTTcttattttcttcccctccaggCACAACTAAAATTTTGACACGCTTGGTGAGAAGTATGGAAGACTGGTTAGTTAGGGTGCAAAAGCTGAAGCAAGGTTGTGACATGCATGAATCTGAGCTGCAGGCCTTTCGTCACCCCCTTCCCACATGGCTGGCCCAAGTGAACGCATTGATGAGCTTCATAGGCTCCAGCCAGTTGCATGAAAATGAGAATGACAAGCAACCACATCTCCCGTAAGGATAGGGTGCTTTGCTGTGTCTGGGGTGGCCTTATACTGTGaactacacacacaaaaaaagcaaaacgttCTTTTGTGGGGAACCCCGCAGGGGAAGCTGGCAGTGGGATACAAATCATCAGTCAAACTGTTGAAATGATCAGTGACTGCCTTTCATCTGCTTTGATTTGGCAATATCTGTGGAAACAGTTGGTGGCTTCAATATCGCTTCTGGAACATCACGGTCTTCCTCAGAACTGCcacctgcctgacatgtgaaGAAGACACAAAATATGTGATTTATTTACAGCCAGGTTTGTTGGGGGCAAATCTGCTTTGTGGTGCTCCATTATCTTTGGTAATGCTTTATTTGCAGAGCGCACACATAATGTATACATAAAAGGTTACTTACAAATGACAACTTTGACCATAACTACAGCATTTACAAAATTGCCTGTTCCCAGTATATAACACACTAAATGTTTAGTTTTCCTTGAGTTGGGAATCAAAAGGTATTTTTGAGACAGGAGCTCCTCTGGTTTGGTGCACTAGGGGtcactttttctgtattttttttcttggtttttttttttgtttgtttgttttgtgtgttttttcagagTGGTACCCAGAGAAGTGTTTAAGATGATTCGGCAGTGGATTCTGTCCATGAATAGTGAAATTGAGAAGAACATCACACATCTTAACCACGAAGTAAGTGCAAGCCTGAAACGGCTAGGAATGAGAGCACTGCATCTAGTATTCACTCTGTCCTTTAGTTTTCTTCTGCCCAGAGCACAGTTGTGAGGACACCTCTTTTCTACTTTGACACCTTCGAGTTAACAATTGTGGCTTTCCTCTTCCAGTCGAGGGAGCATAACAGGACTCCTCTAATAAACTTGGTGCGCTGCTACTCGCATAGCGGAAGGTCTTCTTCGATCTAGTGCATGAATACAAGCTCCCCCCCCACATCTTTGCCAAGCATTTCTTCTGGAATAATATTGCTATTTCCTGTTCAGAGAGCTGATTTAGCTGCtagatctctatttttttttttttttttaggattgtagaagagcatttttttcctatgtcCTGTCAATGTgatgtgtgggggggggtgtgttatttttttcttttgtctatatGTAGCTGAATTCTGGACAAGGGAGAGTGCTATGTGGCTGATAACCAGCTTATGATCTTCTAAAGAACTGAGAGAAGGATGGATCCATAGTAGGAAAAGATGTGTTGGCAGTGGGAAAGaaaattggggggaaaaatggtAAATGCAAGTGTTTCTATCTTTAGGCTAGTTTACAAATGAAATTAGTTTGGACCTTGAGGTATGTGAAACGCTACTGATTTCCAAATACTTGGTAAGACCTTTATTACTGATTtagatttgctttgttttgtgcagGTGACTGAACTGCACAGAAACTTGACGCTGTGGCTGGCAAATTTGCTGAGATACATGGTCCCAGACCGTTTGTGCTGTGAGTGTCCCCAGCGGACAGATACTGATATGGAAGAGGAGCTCCGATTTCTGAGTGCTTGTAAGCTAGAGGATGAAGCTGAAGGGCTGGTTGCCAAGATCAGCAGACTCTCTAGTTATATGATCAGGTATTAATAGAGGTTTTTAATTTCATCTAGGGGGGTTTTCTCTAGGGAAACTGTGTGGCGTGTGGTGAGAGATTCATCATGGTAATAGGTCCCATCAATTTCCAGGAAAGCAAGAGGGGTTGGATGAAAAAGGGGttccaaattttgttttccttagatCCTCTCCCAGGTCCTAAATGTGCTTTCTTACTGGGAAAATGCCTAGAGGACTTGCTGCCTATGTCAGCCTAGTGCTGTATTTCTGTACTTAGAGACTGCGATGATGTTACAGACTTGGGGTTGTGACTTCACTTGCAAAGACGAGAGGTAGCTGAGGTTTGGCGCATCTAAAGGGAATGGCTGTCCCTAACTTATTTCCTGCTGGCATCTGTGATTGCAAGGGCTTTGCCCACACTGTTGAGGATGATCTCTGGAGGACGtaagggcagtgcaggcagtgagCCTGCAGTCTAGAACCCCAGAGCACAGCCTCTACCCTATCCAGAAGCAGTGCTCACGTGTCCTCCATGGGTTAGTACAGCACAGGCACAGACAGGCTGTCTGGAAGGTCTCTATGTGAGTGGGGCTGGTGAGGATGGCTCTTCTTGAGACTTCTTGTGTGCCCAGGTCTCGAGACAGCCCGTGGGTCTTGCTGAGAGCAACAGGCTCCTGACTGAAGGGAATAGAGCATTTGAGGGCATGGCTGCAGGGCTGATGGCATTCTgcatctctgcagctgctgccaggagaTTGTCGGTGCCATCGTTCGAAAGAAACAGTCAGAGACAGGTTTACAAGATGATgcggagctgcaggagctgaatAAGATCAAGGTAATAGGTGCCTGCATTTCCAGCTGTCCGTGTCTGGGGTGGACTAGCCTGCATTTGCTTTGTGAAAGGTAGAGATAAATACACGTAAAGGCTTCAAGAAGAAGGAAAACGCCTGCTGCTCCCCCAGTCCTCAACGTTTCCTACTAACTCTGCAGCCTTGGAGAGCCCAGAATTTTGATAAACTTGGGTCGTGTTTAGTTACATTTTCCTTACCATGTTGCAGGGTACATACTTAAGGGCTTTTCTGTTAGATTTATTGTATGAATAGCAGTAGATGCAGCTCAGATTTAAGACTTCCGAGCCATGCATGTCTAGACTCGAGCAGTACTTAAGAGTTCCTGGATGTGCTTGATGCAACCTACCCTTCCACTACCTTGTGCAGGCAGCTGGCCTTACCTGCCTCTTTCTTATGCTACACTTTCTTGCATGTGCACAATGTGTAGAAAGATAACTTGCTGTTACTCAAAGCATATGTTAATGGCAGTGTCTTGTTTTGGAGCACCTGGGGGATCATGGCAGCATACATCTTCCATCTTCTTCTTGTAATCGCAACCACAATCGTCTCTAGTGCTTAGGTGAGCTTTGTCTATGCTTTAGGAATGTGAAACGTAGACCCTTCCAGAAGCCCAAGGCTGTGTTGAGCACAGGACAGATGATATTGCTTTAAGGAGAGTAAGGGATCCTTTGCAGGGATTGAAAATAACTTTCCACAGAGCTTCTGTTCTCTGTTAGCTCAGTAAGTGGAAAAATTAGCGCTTAGGATTTACACTCACTTCTTCCACAGGGTAGAGCAGTGGCCTGACAGATCATCCTCAGGGCTGGGCTGAGGAAGAGCTTGTTGAATGAATTAATTGCTGTGAGTGATTAGCCAGTGACAGATGCCATGTCTCAAAGTTTGGAGAAATGTGTCTTCCTCCTTAGGGGGAGGATGCAAGAGTCCAGTTTGGTCCTTGGAACAGATAAAGGTAGAAGGATGAAGTTGTTTAGCGGAATGAATGACTAAGGTCACAGATGTTTTTACTACTCAGTAAGCCTTCTTTTCTGTTATGTCTTCCCAGATTGAGTGCTGTAATTGGATTCAAGCGTGTAGTCTTATCCTTTCAGAGATCAAAGGCGCTCCAGTCTCCTTTCTGAGTTTAGAAGAGCTGAAAAAACTCTTTGGCTCAGAGGTATATAAGACCGCATTTGTTATTCTAGGTTGAACCAGTTTGAATGAAGACCTGTTTCAAAAATTTTTCTTCAAGAAGCAGCTACAgttcagtttggggggggggggttgtagcATGTGTGAGAGAGGGTGAGAGACTGGTTAGCTTTGCCTAGGTTAGCTAGATGGACAAAGGGAGTGTGCTACTAACTAGACCCTTATGGTGTCTTACAGGTGTTGCAATTAAAGCTTAACCTTAAGGACCCTGTCACTTCTTCATCTCAGGAAGGGCTTGAAGCTGAGGACATCAACAGTGATAAGAAACCCATAACAGAGGAAGAAACATTAGAAGTAAGGAGAAAATTGCTATTATGCAGGTGACTAGTAGCTGCAGTATGCTGCGTTCTAGCAGGGCCTTTTTTATGTTCCCTGTATGCTGTGTGAAGTGTGCTATTACAGCCGCCCTGAGCTAGTGTTATTTCTCCTATTTcttgttcattttctctctcagcagcagccaggggCTGGCACTGATTACCTGACTGAGGGCGATGAAGCAACCACAGACATGATCAGATATGTGGGACATGACTTCAACATCCACCTGAAGTCCCTGAAGTCAGACATCGTTTCAGTTACAGGGGTAGGCGCCTCCACCACACCAGTGGTTTTAGCCTGTGGGcagagagctggagctggagtttAGCACCCTAGTCAGTCTGTTAGCAGACCCCATTCAACACTTGTTTCAGACCCTGCTGGGGCAGTGCAAGGTGCTTGTATTCTTTGATTCTTTTCTTACAGATATAAAATACCCATTGGCACCGTTGCCGCTGCCTCGGTTGGTCTGCCTGACTCATGTATTACTGCCCTGCACCATGGCCCCAGGACTTCCATGGGACCAGTGATGAGCAGAGTGTGTGGTCTGGGTCGGGTCTACCAACAGAGATTGAGTGAGGGCTGGCAGCACTTCCAGGGACGGTGAAAATGATACGGAGGCTGAACATGTTGAAGGGGAGTTGAAGAGGGATCAGGGATTCAGGGAGGTCCCAGAGCAACAGGCAAGCAAGAAGTTCAGGTTGTTTTGGCCAGCTATGCCTGCTGGGTATTCTTTGGAAGAGGACTCCAGGCTAAAGGCCTGTTTTGGTTAAGTTGCTCTGCAGTCAGAAGTCATAGGGCCTGATTTCTGCAGTCAGTCGCTAGCTGGTTAATCATCCGGAGTGGGGCAGAGATGTACAGGAACTGTGGATCTTTGACAAACTGTCACTGGATGGTCCCACTCCTCAAGCGTGCTGTATTGGCACGGAGCTGAGCATGCCCTGCCCTTTATGCTCTACAGGTGGGTGGCTGGTGCAGAGTGATGGTGGCAGTCACAGGAGCATGTCTTTATGGACCTTGATTTTGTTATAGAAAAATGAATCCCTGGAAATCACAATTAACTCTCCAAAGCTTAGAATAGGAGCCTTTTAACAGTTATATTTCCACAGAAATTATGATTGCCTGCTTCATCTGAAGCACACTAAGTATCTCGTGCCTTGTTGGCCCTTTTGAGGAGCTGTCTCTTTCTATTCtctgtctcctttctttttttttttttttttgactcgtAGTCCAGCCACAGCCATCTCTGACCTCCAAAACCCAATGAACCGCACTGGCAACTTAAGACCTTTAGCCAGTGAGACATTCATGTCTGaatcagaaaagcatttaagaCTATTTTTAAGGCCAAGATATGAGCAGATCCAATCAAAATGAAGTGTTTGAACTAGCTCCTGTTTTTACCTGCTTTGCTGACACTGAGCTCTTGTCTGTGTCCTGATTGTGCACGGTGCACCAGCACCAACCCGGCACATGTTGCAGATGAAACGTGGCATTGTTGGTTTCGTGTTCACTTATGGAAGGTTTTGCTTTTCCCAACCAGAGGGAGATGACTGCCACCAAGTCGTCGACCTCCTTTTCTCAGAAAGAGTTTGAAGCCCTGGCAATGGTGGAACATCTTCAAGTACAGCTCCTGTGAGTACTGGTCCTGTACTGGAGGCATGAGTAGGGCAGGGTTTCATCCTAGGCAAGTGGCTCTTCTGGTCTCTGACATTCTGCTTCATTCATCTCTACTGGCTTAATTTtgaatttccttctcttctccttgtctTCGGCCAGTCATTGTGATTTATGTTAGCTAAAGACATGACCTATTTTACTTTAGGACTGGAGCTGTCGCTCTGTGCGCAGATTGtttgctctgtgcagcagcagagaTATTCAGCATATAGTTTTGTGCAAGATGTCTCAATTGGTCAGGTCCTGTTAGCATTTGCAGAGCGCTATGCGGATTGCAGCTAAGTGCTTTCTTGGCCCACCAGTGCCCAGGAGCTGGGTAGGCATAACTGTGTAATGTTGTGCCTAAGCATGAGGAACACAGTGAAGAAGCACCCAGGCGGCTCCACGCAGAATCATAGCGTGGTTTGTCATGAGCCTAGTCTAATGACTTCTTCCATGCCTACACAGGTTCGAACATATCTGCATTACATTCCCTCACGCTATCTGCTTTACCTGTGATTTTGCATTGTCTAGGTTATCCCTGCCCCATTAGCCTGGCTAATAGATTTGACTGTACTCTGTATTTATTGTACAATGAAGATCAATACCTCGCCTTTGCTAGcaaacactgaattttaaaaggaattgAATTTGCAGGAATTGCATAGCTGTGCCATGAAGTCCCCATTTGCTATTATTAGACCTTCTAATAATGCCATTCTCTGACTCTTTAAATGTGCTTTATAGAGTCAGTCAGTTCTATTGAAAGATTTTCTAAATCTTTCTTTTGAATATCCTGCCAGCAGCTGCTTAGATTCAGGTTTCAGCATTATCTTGGCTTTTGCATTTCAGAGAAACAGAGATCCGTGCTCAGAATGCAGAGGAGAGATCAGAAGGTCTTGAGGAGAAGCTGGAAGGAGCTCTGGAGAGAATCCAGGAGTTGGagaaagagctggagaaagaGCACAAATCTGTCCCAGAAGCAACACCTAAACAAGGGAAAGGTCAGGAGAATCAATGGTTTGAACCTTCTCCTGGACTCGGAGAGAGAAGCAAACTGAGCCACTTCATTCATCTCGCATTTAGTGTAGGACCATCCTTTCCTAGGCACATTCTAGGGTTTTGTTGTTAGATGCCAAACAAGGCGGCTTTTACCATTCCCCCAGGAGATGATTTTAAACTGGGGCAATAGGAACTGTTGGACTCGGCCTGCTTCTGAGAGAAAGTTATTTTGTTTGGGTACTGATGCAGGCTCTTTCTAGGACAGCACTGTAACTGGCTTTATCTTCCTTGCAAGTAAGCATTCCTTGTTACAGTCAGGATGATCTGTTTAGGGACACTGATTCCTGGGTGCAAAAGAAAGTTTTCCACATCCTTCTCTCTCAAAGGCCACAGACCTTCATGTAGATAGCTTTTGGACCTGTCATCAGAGTTGTGCCGGCTTCCATATCCTGTCACCCATAGCAAGGGTACTCCTTTGCGCTACAGAGGAAGGTGTAAAGAGGCAGCAGAAGCCAGTGGAGGTCTGAGAAAGCTTCCTCTGTTTGCTGTACAGAACTCGGGCACAGCATGGTCCTGGCTCACACAGGCAATGTATCCTATCTCTGACATAAAAGCAGGGCGCGGAGGCCAGTTTGTTTGTTAGTAATGTAATACCCTGGGCACGCTTTTACTCTGTGGTATTTTTAATGGcttcattttgttgttgtttttttctttcagaaaaagttttTCAAGAAAGAGTGTCAGAAGCCCTGGCCCACTCAACTTCACCCAAAGCTTCTACCTCTGGCCGATCCAAGAAACCCCGCAAAACCAAACAATAAAGAGTAGCAATGCCCAAGGAAAGCTTCTTAGAGCCCGTTTATAGTAGCATCTCACCCCCTGACCCACTGCCTTTACCTCTTCCTCCACTACCGCAATGTCTCTGTGCCTGTTTTTTACACATACAGTAGACTCTGCACTCCCTAGAATTGCTCATCTCGCTGTAAATGTGCAAACAGAAGCACGACAGCAATATTCCTCCCCCTCAGTCCACTCTGATGCATTTATACTGTTTCTCCAGCGGATTCTGCCACTTCCATACTTGTCTCTGCTTATCCTCTGCTTCCTCTAAATGAATTTGTAGCTTATCTTCCTGCAATACTATTGCTGCCTCGACTTTCTCCTACCCACATCTCTCCTGCCTgttaccccccccccgccccgccccaactgccttgccctgtgcttggCTCCTCTTTGTATTCACCAGTCTTCTCC
This genomic window contains:
- the AXDND1 gene encoding axonemal dynein light chain domain-containing protein 1 isoform X2 encodes the protein MSLIGAPVPGSKVDGRKMRDALCVVSGSKDRSEFPELRGTSRMLDHTRPVSSSLEYSFVPEEIFRTLTSAASSLYRPEHLRSPQTTRKAMGFKGCLQTPDGLWHYPNRRNKFRHLTDHPVSLTGAGRDVSYLCDVVAGQEDAKPRTPRSNFSERGQEQRRSGAAVSGLAQASLADSLIPEELHIVKNRGVLPLKYFDDKYTTLLEDSEKKLRLFPSMKPSGRLEVVQLMEAMDSMLEKAGVDNKLVGVTGPSQLHNVLELMKTEQNIYNIVFHELIRQVSVDCIERGQLLSKLRQRYVSLLERIPQQMKTLYKEMMAQRLVDRHIAEELFYFKESVAQLTRELYEVREHDRKVTREAEQAQQELATAVREAEMNANLVEEYRELYELQRARLEEQILLLRQERDIWSSAAHDLALKDTRDLADLQEETEQFRQMLGHIGAEIDCCEESGKEKLHAVRRGLTRWLQYFQDNIFSSPVKEELLDEMLQDIKNLENMLNEDLQQYEGEVYLTKMESLKNVARLQEHWTKLGHTVLNRHRDFNGALPPEHAAMEEINQRACELCQQYQIRISGDNGTTKILTRLVRSMEDWLVRVQKLKQGCDMHESELQAFRHPLPTWLAQVNALMSFIGSSQLHENENDKQPHLPVVPREVFKMIRQWILSMNSEIEKNITHLNHEVTELHRNLTLWLANLLRYMVPDRLCCECPQRTDTDMEEELRFLSACKLEDEAEGLVAKISRLSSYMISCCQEIVGAIVRKKQSETGLQDDAELQELNKIKIECCNWIQACSLILSEIKGAPVSFLSLEELKKLFGSEVLQLKLNLKDPVTSSSQEGLEAEDINSDKKPITEEETLEQQPGAGTDYLTEGDEATTDMIRYVGHDFNIHLKSLKSDIVSVTGREMTATKSSTSFSQKEFEALAMVEHLQVQLLETEIRAQNAEERSEGLEEKLEGALERIQELEKELEKEHKSVPEATPKQGKEKVFQERVSEALAHSTSPKASTSGRSKKPRKTKQ